TTATTTAGGCTGCTTTTTGTATCATGTTTTTGATGGTTTTTATTATTTCCTTGGTTCTGTGCCATTTATGATTGAAATAGTTGAATAAAGCATAAACGATTCTCCGGCAGCTTGGGGCGTTTTGGAAATATCCCATTATTTTCAGACGCCGTCTTACCTCACGGAAGGCTCTCTCGATGACGTTGGTGGTTCGGATGAGTTTACGGATCTGCTGGGG
The DNA window shown above is from Candidatus Zixiibacteriota bacterium and carries:
- a CDS encoding transposase, with the translated sequence PQQIRKLIRTTNVIERAFREVRRRLKIMGYFQNAPSCRRIVYALFNYFNHKWHRTKEIIKTIKNMIQKAA